One window of Candidatus Microthrix subdominans genomic DNA carries:
- the cofC gene encoding 2-phospho-L-lactate guanylyltransferase: protein MTSPHVRTDETLVNLHAQDRVSSDMVVLIPVKSFATAKARLGPVLGPDERAALARGMAARVIEAAAPAAVWVVCDDEEVAGFARLHRADVCWTPGLGLNGALAEALSRAKRAGASHAVIAHADLPFAADLPSLVHPGRAVLVPDRHRDGTNVMCLPTSVGFRPAYGPRSYARHRAEARRLGLGVDSIDVPTLAWDVDRSDDLWPPQELGAWPPELPRPTATPTPTPTPTPEVRP from the coding sequence ATGACGAGCCCGCACGTGCGCACCGACGAGACCCTCGTCAACCTCCACGCTCAGGATCGGGTGTCGAGCGACATGGTCGTTCTGATCCCGGTGAAGTCGTTCGCCACCGCCAAGGCTCGCCTCGGGCCGGTGCTCGGCCCCGACGAACGTGCCGCCTTGGCCCGGGGCATGGCCGCCCGTGTGATCGAGGCTGCCGCACCCGCTGCGGTCTGGGTGGTCTGCGACGACGAGGAGGTGGCCGGCTTCGCCCGCCTCCACAGGGCCGACGTGTGTTGGACCCCGGGGCTCGGCCTCAACGGCGCCCTCGCCGAGGCGCTCTCCCGAGCCAAGCGTGCCGGGGCGTCCCACGCGGTGATCGCGCACGCCGACCTGCCCTTCGCAGCCGACCTTCCGTCGTTGGTGCACCCCGGCCGAGCTGTGCTGGTGCCCGACCGGCACCGGGACGGCACCAACGTGATGTGCCTGCCCACCTCGGTTGGGTTCCGGCCCGCCTACGGCCCCCGTTCCTATGCACGGCACCGAGCGGAGGCAAGGCGGCTCGGTCTGGGCGTCGACTCGATCGACGTCCCGACCCTGGCCTGGGACGTCGACCGCTCCGACGACCTGTGGCCGCCCCAGGAACTCGGGGCCTGGCCGCCCGAGCTGCCACGCCCCACGGCCACACCCACACCCACACCCACACCCACACCAGAGGTTCGCCCGTGA
- a CDS encoding HIT family protein, with protein sequence MIAMASDSQTDANRADDHRDDESAAAACVFCRVVSGADPAHVVFSDDVAVAFLDRVPLFHGHTLIVPRAHVDTLSDLPASLVGPFFLRVQRLADVVEEALDAKGTFVAMNNRVSQSVPYLHTHVVPRRPKDGLRGFFWPRTRYDTDEQAAGVAQRLAAAWAASGQRDGLPGLNPSGE encoded by the coding sequence ATGATCGCCATGGCCAGTGACAGCCAGACCGACGCCAACCGTGCCGATGATCACCGCGACGACGAGAGCGCAGCTGCGGCGTGCGTCTTCTGTCGTGTCGTCTCAGGCGCCGACCCTGCCCACGTCGTGTTCTCCGATGACGTGGCCGTCGCCTTTCTCGACCGGGTTCCGCTGTTCCACGGGCACACCCTGATCGTCCCCCGGGCGCACGTCGACACGCTGTCCGACCTGCCAGCGTCGTTGGTGGGCCCGTTCTTTCTACGCGTGCAGCGCCTGGCCGACGTGGTCGAAGAGGCCTTGGACGCCAAAGGCACGTTCGTGGCGATGAACAACCGAGTCAGCCAGTCGGTGCCCTACCTCCACACCCACGTGGTGCCCCGTCGACCCAAGGACGGACTGCGCGGGTTCTTTTGGCCGAGAACCCGCTACGACACCGACGAGCAGGCCGCCGGGGTGGCGCAGCGGCTGGCTGCCGCATGGGCGGCGAGTGGCCAGCGTGACGGCCTGCCCGGGCTCAACCCCTCAGGCGAGTAG
- a CDS encoding glycoside hydrolase family 65 protein, protein MTRILSYDAWVPAEEGLREALCALGNGVFVTRGAAAWAQADEVHYPGTYLAGGYSRATSAVDGREVENEDLVNQANWLPITFRIDGSEWFGLRDVEILEYRQELHLRRGVLERHVEIIDRAGHRIRVTETRFVDMANAHLAAQRMVIEVHDPSTIESLEVRAGIDGEIDNHGVERYEKLNHHHNEVLETGGHENRVWLRTRTLSSGLEVALGATVRIDGLDDVDTRALIEEKRVDVVAIGAPSARVQIDKVVTLHTSLDPAGYQPLVDVHRSLDLAGDFDDLLLGHERAWDALWTRSDIQFHAGDHWADTVLALHIFQMHQSFTAHSTDRDVGVPARGWHGEAYRGHIFWDELFVLPLFDYQFPDRARAAIRYRHRRLPEARRAAAEEGRRGAMFPWQSGSTGREENQQWHLNPRSGRWLADVTHLQRHIGLAIAFNVWHHWKVTADDEFLHDVGAELLLSIADFFADLARWDANRERYVIEGVLGPDEYHTGYPDAGEPGLDNNSYTNVMTAWLLSRALWMLDQLPPLRRRELTEKLGINDEHLARWNAVSTTLFVPFNPDGIIEQFEGYGALEEFDWQGYRDRLGDISRLDRILEAENDTVNRYKASKQPDVVMLFYLLTADELVGVFTQLGYAFEPDDIPRNVEYYVARTSHGSTLSRVVHSWVQARTDRAESWDAYQEALASDVSDIQGGTTAEGIHLGAMAGTVDMVQRGYSGLTIDGHIVRFNPRLPEEVPSLRFSIRFRTHWILWVHIDDRTLTVRCEASVSDPVHVAVKDETVELSAGQQHRFDLTELKG, encoded by the coding sequence GTGACTCGGATCCTCTCCTACGACGCCTGGGTTCCAGCGGAGGAGGGCCTGCGAGAAGCGCTGTGCGCGCTCGGCAACGGTGTGTTCGTCACCCGCGGAGCGGCCGCATGGGCGCAGGCCGATGAGGTGCACTACCCCGGAACGTACCTGGCCGGCGGGTACAGCCGTGCCACCAGCGCCGTCGACGGTCGCGAGGTCGAGAACGAGGACCTGGTCAACCAGGCGAACTGGCTCCCCATCACCTTCCGCATCGATGGATCGGAGTGGTTTGGCCTGCGAGACGTGGAAATTCTCGAGTACCGCCAAGAGCTGCACCTGAGACGCGGGGTGCTGGAACGACACGTTGAGATCATCGATCGGGCCGGACACCGGATTCGGGTCACCGAGACCCGGTTCGTCGACATGGCCAACGCCCACCTGGCAGCCCAGCGCATGGTCATCGAAGTACATGACCCATCGACGATCGAATCGTTGGAGGTTCGTGCGGGCATCGACGGCGAGATCGACAACCATGGGGTCGAGCGCTACGAGAAGCTGAACCACCACCACAACGAGGTCCTCGAAACCGGCGGTCACGAGAACCGGGTGTGGCTGCGAACCCGGACGTTGTCGAGTGGGCTGGAGGTGGCTCTGGGTGCCACGGTCCGCATCGACGGTCTCGACGACGTCGACACCCGCGCCCTGATCGAGGAGAAACGGGTCGACGTGGTGGCGATCGGCGCTCCCTCCGCACGCGTCCAGATCGACAAGGTCGTGACGCTGCACACCTCGCTCGATCCAGCGGGTTATCAGCCGTTGGTCGACGTGCACCGCAGCCTTGACCTCGCCGGGGATTTCGATGACCTCCTGTTGGGTCACGAGCGAGCGTGGGACGCGTTGTGGACGCGCAGCGACATCCAGTTCCACGCTGGCGACCACTGGGCCGATACCGTGCTCGCTCTTCACATTTTCCAGATGCACCAAAGCTTCACGGCGCACAGCACCGATCGTGATGTCGGGGTCCCCGCCAGGGGTTGGCACGGCGAGGCCTACCGCGGCCACATCTTCTGGGACGAGCTGTTCGTGCTACCGCTGTTCGACTACCAGTTCCCCGATCGAGCGCGTGCCGCGATCAGGTACCGGCACCGGCGTCTCCCCGAAGCGCGCCGAGCAGCAGCTGAGGAGGGCCGACGGGGCGCAATGTTCCCTTGGCAGAGCGGCAGCACCGGGCGCGAGGAGAACCAGCAGTGGCACCTCAACCCGCGATCCGGACGCTGGTTGGCCGATGTGACGCACCTCCAACGCCACATCGGCCTGGCCATAGCCTTCAACGTCTGGCACCACTGGAAGGTGACCGCTGACGACGAGTTCCTCCACGACGTCGGGGCCGAGCTGCTGTTGTCGATCGCCGACTTCTTCGCCGACCTCGCCCGCTGGGACGCCAACCGCGAGCGCTACGTCATCGAAGGTGTGCTCGGGCCCGACGAATACCACACGGGCTACCCCGACGCCGGCGAGCCCGGACTCGACAACAACTCGTACACCAACGTGATGACGGCCTGGCTGCTGAGCCGCGCACTTTGGATGCTTGACCAACTCCCGCCGCTGCGACGCCGCGAGCTGACCGAGAAACTCGGCATCAACGACGAGCACCTGGCTCGCTGGAACGCTGTGAGCACGACCCTGTTCGTGCCCTTCAACCCCGATGGGATCATCGAGCAGTTCGAGGGTTACGGTGCGCTGGAGGAGTTCGACTGGCAGGGCTACCGGGACCGCTTGGGCGACATCTCACGCCTCGACCGCATCCTCGAGGCCGAGAACGACACCGTCAATCGCTACAAGGCCTCCAAGCAACCCGATGTGGTCATGCTGTTCTACCTGCTCACGGCCGACGAGCTGGTGGGGGTATTCACCCAACTGGGATACGCCTTCGAACCCGACGACATCCCCCGCAACGTCGAGTATTACGTCGCTCGCACCTCTCACGGTTCCACGCTGTCGCGGGTGGTGCACTCGTGGGTACAGGCGCGCACCGACCGCGCAGAATCCTGGGATGCCTACCAGGAGGCGCTCGCCAGCGACGTCTCCGACATTCAGGGCGGTACGACCGCTGAAGGCATCCACCTGGGCGCCATGGCCGGTACCGTGGACATGGTTCAGCGAGGCTACAGCGGCCTGACCATCGACGGGCACATCGTCAGGTTCAACCCACGACTCCCCGAGGAGGTCCCATCGCTTCGTTTCTCCATCCGATTCCGGACCCACTGGATCCTGTGGGTGCACATCGACGATCGGACGCTCACGGTGCGCTGCGAGGCATCGGTGTCTGATCCCGTGCACGTGGCCGTCAAGGACGAAACAGTTGAGCTCAGCGCGGGTCAACAACACCGCTTTGACCTCACGGAGTTGAAGGGCTGA
- a CDS encoding tetratricopeptide repeat protein — protein sequence MIDDTAGSAAEQLSALRALVADGRGELAVIRLRRLLQGEPRSIEAQALLASTLLSLHQPEEALRSADAVVAAEPNNPEGHHLRARVLLQLGQASPALAASEAAVDREPLVPAYHKALVRAALRCGDLDAAQSSSAALGRLAPEEPEGRLGEAEVARRRGHLKRADALIGHLEVSHPDHSGVRRLRRAIDEAKAAAPQRRGFFARLADRFRRR from the coding sequence GTGATCGACGACACCGCCGGATCGGCGGCCGAACAGCTCAGCGCCCTGCGGGCGCTGGTGGCCGATGGACGAGGCGAGTTGGCGGTGATCCGGCTGCGTCGGCTGCTCCAGGGCGAACCGCGCTCGATCGAGGCCCAGGCACTGCTGGCGTCCACGCTCCTCAGCCTCCATCAGCCCGAGGAGGCGTTGCGCTCCGCCGATGCGGTTGTGGCGGCGGAGCCGAACAACCCGGAGGGCCACCACCTGCGAGCCCGGGTGCTGTTGCAACTCGGGCAGGCCTCACCGGCCCTGGCCGCCTCGGAAGCCGCCGTCGACCGCGAACCGCTGGTGCCCGCCTACCACAAGGCGTTGGTGCGCGCAGCCCTGCGCTGCGGCGACCTCGATGCGGCCCAATCGAGTTCGGCCGCCCTCGGCCGCCTGGCCCCCGAGGAGCCCGAGGGGCGCCTGGGTGAGGCCGAGGTAGCGCGCCGCCGGGGCCATCTGAAGCGGGCCGACGCCCTCATCGGCCACCTGGAGGTCTCCCATCCCGACCATTCGGGGGTTCGTCGACTTCGCCGGGCGATCGATGAAGCCAAGGCGGCGGCACCGCAGCGCCGGGGCTTCTTCGCCCGGCTAGCCGACCGCTTTCGCCGCCGCTAA
- a CDS encoding ribonuclease HII: MPEGPGPTGGSGAVAKASRSASAGSRRSGKRAVSTKRAPSLEFERRWWDEGAECVVGIDEVGRGSWAGPLTVGVAVLATDRRVNGVRDSKMLSEARREELFDRVAERCAGWAVGHAWPGECDELGMSAAQRLAARRALDALNLPVDAVLLDGKWDFVGHENTTMLVKGDARCRSIATASILAKVSRDRMMRAAAADHPGYDFEYNKGYPCPRHQLALLGYGPTAIHRRSWSFCDDLPWPGQRYVRPDPQLSLFG; the protein is encoded by the coding sequence ATGCCTGAGGGCCCGGGCCCGACGGGCGGGTCCGGTGCGGTTGCCAAGGCGTCCCGCTCGGCGTCGGCAGGTTCGCGCCGGTCGGGCAAGCGGGCGGTCAGCACCAAGCGGGCGCCCAGCCTGGAGTTCGAGCGTCGCTGGTGGGATGAGGGCGCCGAATGCGTCGTCGGCATCGACGAGGTGGGCAGGGGTTCGTGGGCGGGCCCGCTCACCGTCGGGGTGGCGGTGTTGGCCACCGATCGGCGGGTCAACGGCGTGCGTGACTCCAAGATGCTCAGCGAGGCACGTCGCGAGGAACTCTTCGACCGGGTGGCCGAGCGGTGTGCGGGTTGGGCGGTCGGCCACGCCTGGCCGGGAGAGTGTGACGAGCTGGGTATGTCCGCCGCCCAGCGGTTGGCCGCACGTCGGGCGCTCGACGCGCTGAACCTCCCGGTCGATGCCGTGCTGCTCGACGGCAAGTGGGACTTCGTCGGACACGAGAACACGACGATGCTCGTCAAGGGCGACGCCCGCTGCCGGTCGATCGCCACCGCCTCGATCCTGGCCAAGGTCAGCCGGGACCGGATGATGCGGGCAGCGGCCGCCGATCACCCCGGCTACGACTTTGAATACAACAAGGGCTACCCGTGCCCACGTCACCAACTTGCCCTGCTCGGCTACGGCCCGACTGCGATCCACCGGCGCAGCTGGTCGTTCTGCGACGATCTACCGTGGCCTGGTCAGCGCTACGTGCGTCCCGACCCGCAGCTCTCCCTGTTCGGGTGA
- a CDS encoding glutamate--tRNA ligase, giving the protein MTTRVRFAPSPTGSLHLGSARTALFNWLFARAVGGEFLVRIEDTDAERSRPELVTMVFDTLEWLGLDWDNRGEELRQSERADVYRQAVGRLLEENKAYACDCLRSDVDARNAEANRPPGYDGFCRERDLPVGEDTVVRFATPDTGTVAFDDVIRGNVSFECSNLEDFVIARSDGSVTFLIANAIDDAAMGITHVVRGEDLLNTTPKAVLLRRAMGIEDQPIFAHLPLIVGEGRKKLSKRRDDVAVENYRQAGYLPEAMVNYLALLGWGPNDGIEVRPVGEIIEQFTLEGINPAPAAFDPKKLAHVNAEKVRALSPEEFLDAAEPYLAQGPWNADDFDRDVFLALAGEVQSRVKTLAEVPSMVDFLFLDQPEMDEASVAKALTGNEAAPALLDGAIAALADIEWTAEALHAATLALGEANGLKLGKAQAPIRVAVTGRTVGPPLFEALALLGRSATIDRLQRARALTGG; this is encoded by the coding sequence GTGACCACCCGCGTTCGCTTTGCCCCGTCCCCCACCGGCTCGCTGCACCTCGGCTCGGCCAGGACCGCTCTGTTCAACTGGCTGTTCGCCCGAGCGGTCGGCGGCGAGTTTCTGGTCCGCATCGAGGACACCGACGCCGAGCGGTCGCGACCCGAGCTGGTGACGATGGTGTTCGACACGTTGGAATGGCTGGGCCTCGACTGGGACAACCGAGGCGAGGAGCTGCGCCAGTCCGAGCGCGCCGACGTCTATCGCCAGGCGGTCGGCCGGCTGCTCGAGGAGAACAAGGCCTACGCCTGCGATTGCCTGCGCAGCGACGTCGATGCCCGCAATGCCGAGGCCAACCGACCGCCGGGCTACGACGGGTTCTGCCGTGAGCGCGACCTGCCGGTCGGCGAGGACACCGTGGTGCGCTTTGCCACCCCCGATACCGGAACGGTCGCCTTCGACGACGTGATCCGCGGCAACGTCAGCTTCGAATGCTCCAACCTGGAGGACTTCGTCATCGCCCGCAGCGACGGGTCGGTGACCTTCCTCATCGCCAACGCCATCGACGACGCCGCCATGGGGATCACCCACGTCGTTCGCGGCGAAGACCTGCTCAACACCACCCCCAAGGCGGTGCTGTTGCGCCGGGCGATGGGCATCGAGGATCAGCCGATCTTCGCCCACCTGCCGCTGATCGTCGGCGAGGGACGTAAGAAGCTGTCGAAGCGGCGCGACGACGTGGCGGTGGAGAACTACCGGCAGGCCGGGTACCTCCCGGAGGCGATGGTCAACTACCTGGCCCTGCTCGGCTGGGGGCCCAACGACGGCATCGAGGTCCGTCCGGTCGGCGAGATCATCGAGCAGTTCACGCTGGAGGGCATCAACCCCGCACCGGCCGCCTTCGACCCCAAAAAGCTGGCCCACGTCAACGCCGAGAAGGTACGCGCCTTGAGCCCGGAGGAGTTTCTCGACGCGGCGGAGCCCTACCTGGCCCAGGGGCCGTGGAACGCAGACGACTTCGACCGAGACGTGTTTCTGGCGCTGGCCGGCGAAGTGCAGAGCCGGGTGAAGACCTTGGCCGAGGTTCCGTCGATGGTCGACTTCCTCTTTCTCGATCAGCCCGAGATGGACGAGGCATCGGTCGCCAAGGCCCTCACCGGCAACGAGGCGGCACCTGCATTGCTCGACGGTGCCATCGCGGCCCTCGCCGACATCGAGTGGACCGCCGAAGCGCTCCACGCTGCGACGCTGGCCCTCGGCGAGGCCAACGGGCTCAAGCTTGGCAAGGCCCAGGCGCCCATCCGCGTGGCGGTCACCGGCCGCACGGTCGGACCACCGCTGTTCGAGGCGCTCGCCCTTCTCGGACGCAGCGCCACGATCGACCGGTTGCAGCGCGCCCGTGCGCTCACCGGCGGCTAG
- a CDS encoding RpiB/LacA/LacB family sugar-phosphate isomerase, with amino-acid sequence MRIAYGADESTLVTERIAEWIGGQGHEVVINMIDRPWPSVGAGVAQAVVDGECEAGIVWCYTGTGVSIAANKVAGARAALCVDAATATGARRWNDANVLALSQRLTTEDVAKEIIAAFLAGEPDADEVATIAAVEPARTTGDGDA; translated from the coding sequence ATGCGCATCGCTTATGGGGCAGACGAGTCGACCCTCGTCACCGAGCGGATCGCCGAGTGGATCGGCGGCCAGGGGCACGAGGTGGTCATCAACATGATCGATCGACCGTGGCCCTCCGTGGGCGCCGGTGTGGCCCAGGCGGTGGTCGACGGCGAGTGCGAGGCGGGCATCGTGTGGTGTTACACCGGCACCGGGGTGTCGATCGCCGCCAACAAGGTGGCCGGCGCGCGGGCTGCGCTGTGCGTCGATGCGGCGACGGCGACCGGCGCTCGCCGCTGGAACGACGCCAACGTGCTCGCCCTGTCGCAGCGGCTCACCACCGAGGACGTGGCCAAGGAGATCATTGCCGCGTTTCTGGCCGGCGAGCCCGATGCCGATGAGGTGGCCACGATCGCCGCCGTTGAGCCGGCGCGCACAACGGGCGATGGCGATGCCTGA
- a CDS encoding nitroreductase family protein, which produces MRLHLTSDELLATTRAVRKRLDFEREVEPEVIDECLDAALQAPTGSNAQGWHFLVVRDPKLRLGLAELYREAFSGYIAMQKEAAAKAGDTDDGSVQNRVRSSAEYLAEHLHEVPVHLIPCIYGRPEGLDQSMMAGLYGSILPATWSYMLAARERGLGTVWTTLHLPFEKQAAELLDIPYDRVTQVALIPTAYTLGTDFKPGPRRDKSNVIHHDRWS; this is translated from the coding sequence ATGCGACTCCACCTGACCAGCGACGAGCTTCTCGCCACCACGCGCGCCGTGCGCAAGCGCTTGGACTTCGAACGGGAGGTCGAGCCCGAGGTGATCGACGAGTGTCTCGATGCGGCGCTTCAGGCCCCGACGGGATCGAATGCCCAGGGGTGGCACTTTCTCGTCGTTCGGGATCCGAAGCTGCGTCTCGGTCTGGCCGAGCTGTACCGGGAGGCGTTCTCCGGGTACATCGCCATGCAAAAAGAGGCGGCGGCCAAAGCGGGTGACACCGATGACGGCTCGGTACAGAATCGCGTCCGTTCGTCAGCGGAGTACCTGGCGGAACACCTGCACGAGGTACCGGTGCACCTCATCCCGTGCATCTACGGCCGACCGGAGGGATTGGACCAGTCGATGATGGCCGGGCTGTACGGGTCGATCCTGCCGGCGACCTGGAGCTACATGCTGGCGGCTCGCGAGCGAGGCCTGGGCACGGTCTGGACCACGTTGCACCTGCCCTTCGAGAAGCAGGCCGCCGAGCTGTTGGACATCCCCTATGACCGGGTGACCCAGGTGGCCCTCATTCCGACCGCCTACACCCTGGGCACCGACTTCAAGCCCGGGCCGCGTCGCGACAAGTCCAACGTGATCCACCACGACCGTTGGTCGTGA
- a CDS encoding NAD(P)H-dependent glycerol-3-phosphate dehydrogenase, whose translation MKPVSVSVIGGGSWGTTVGHLAAHNAQTLLWARSEATVSDINDYNANLRYLEGYNLHPGLRATSDLEEAVRCADVLVMGVPSQAFRETLGQVGQFLRPWVPVVSLTKGLELSTRKRMSQVIHEVLPGHPAAVLTGPNLAKEILVGDAAATVIATPDPVVAETLQAVFATERFRVYANPDVIGCELGGALKNVIAIASGMADGLGTGDNTRAAVITRGLAELTALGVAMGGQQVTFAGLAGMGDLIATCISPQSRNRHVGEQLGKGRSIEEIVDEMNMVAEGVKTSNVVMELAREYEVDVPITAQVQAVCHEGRSAADAYSGLLGGRTGVEHLGYE comes from the coding sequence ATGAAACCAGTTTCGGTATCGGTCATCGGGGGCGGATCGTGGGGCACCACGGTGGGCCACTTGGCGGCGCACAACGCCCAGACCCTGTTGTGGGCGCGCTCGGAAGCGACGGTGTCCGACATCAACGACTACAACGCCAACCTCCGGTATCTCGAGGGCTACAACCTCCATCCGGGCCTGCGAGCCACTTCGGACCTGGAGGAGGCGGTGCGCTGCGCCGACGTGTTGGTGATGGGCGTTCCGAGCCAGGCGTTTCGCGAGACGTTGGGGCAGGTGGGGCAGTTCCTGCGCCCATGGGTGCCGGTCGTGTCGCTGACCAAGGGCCTCGAGCTGAGCACCCGCAAGCGCATGAGCCAGGTGATCCACGAGGTGTTGCCCGGTCACCCGGCCGCCGTGTTGACCGGGCCCAACCTGGCCAAGGAGATCCTGGTGGGTGATGCGGCCGCCACCGTGATCGCCACGCCGGACCCGGTGGTTGCCGAGACGCTGCAGGCGGTGTTCGCCACCGAACGTTTTCGCGTCTATGCCAACCCGGACGTGATCGGCTGCGAACTGGGTGGCGCGCTCAAGAACGTGATCGCCATCGCCTCGGGCATGGCGGACGGGCTTGGCACGGGCGACAATACGCGTGCGGCAGTGATCACCCGGGGCCTGGCCGAGTTGACCGCTTTGGGGGTGGCGATGGGTGGCCAGCAGGTGACCTTTGCCGGCCTGGCCGGCATGGGCGACCTGATCGCCACCTGCATCTCGCCCCAGAGCCGCAACCGACACGTCGGCGAGCAACTGGGTAAGGGCCGCAGTATCGAGGAGATCGTCGACGAGATGAACATGGTGGCCGAGGGGGTCAAGACCTCCAACGTCGTGATGGAGTTGGCTCGCGAGTACGAGGTGGATGTGCCGATCACCGCTCAGGTGCAGGCGGTATGCCACGAGGGGCGCTCCGCAGCCGACGCCTACAGCGGCCTGCTGGGCGGCCGGACTGGCGTTGAGCACCTGGGCTACGAGTGA
- a CDS encoding YdcF family protein — MPRPRRARWWVLLAIPVLVVGYLGITFVQVRSAAGRDDRTPVDAIVVLGAAQYDGRPSPVLKRRLDHALELYRADVAPEIVLTGGKRDGDRFTEAFTGFKYLRQAGVPDDALVIISDGANTWESLAAAARQLKAQGDNRIVLVSDPYHNERLLGTAEELGLSAGVSSTGAEASLRQLAGETAAVALGRLIGYRRLLRLG; from the coding sequence GTGCCCCGCCCTCGCCGTGCTCGCTGGTGGGTCCTGCTCGCCATCCCGGTGTTGGTCGTCGGGTACCTGGGCATCACGTTCGTTCAGGTTCGCAGCGCTGCGGGACGCGACGATCGCACGCCGGTCGATGCCATCGTCGTGCTGGGCGCGGCGCAATACGACGGCCGGCCGAGCCCCGTGCTGAAGCGACGCCTCGACCATGCCCTGGAGCTCTACCGAGCGGATGTGGCCCCCGAGATCGTGCTGACCGGCGGAAAGCGGGACGGCGACCGGTTCACCGAGGCGTTCACCGGGTTCAAGTACCTGCGACAAGCGGGCGTGCCCGACGACGCATTGGTGATCATCTCCGACGGCGCCAACACCTGGGAGTCCCTGGCTGCCGCCGCCCGTCAGCTGAAAGCGCAAGGCGACAACCGGATCGTGTTGGTGTCGGACCCCTACCACAACGAACGGCTGCTCGGCACCGCTGAGGAACTCGGCCTCTCCGCCGGCGTGTCCTCGACCGGTGCCGAGGCCAGCCTGCGCCAGCTCGCCGGGGAGACTGCCGCAGTCGCACTCGGTCGCCTGATCGGGTATCGCAGGTTGCTCCGCCTCGGTTGA
- a CDS encoding PIG-L family deacetylase, translating into MAMAIGAHPDDVEFGCGATLARWAAAGTRIHHLICTDGSKGTWDPSANLPELVRRRQEEQRAASRCLGGTGEVTFLGRIDGELANDAGARSEVVAAIRTVRPDVILGHDPWKRYRLHPDHRAAGWLTIDGIVAARDPHFLPELGLERHRPSALLLFEADEVDHVEPAEPQHLRARIAALEAHRSQFETTHYHRVGGAGSGLDPAELHAEFVDRERRLLAEAGHPFGVALGEVFKLMDDL; encoded by the coding sequence GTGGCGATGGCGATCGGCGCCCACCCCGACGACGTCGAGTTCGGCTGCGGAGCGACCCTGGCCCGCTGGGCCGCCGCCGGCACCCGCATCCATCACCTGATTTGCACCGACGGCTCGAAGGGCACGTGGGACCCGTCCGCCAACCTTCCCGAGCTGGTGCGCCGACGTCAGGAGGAGCAGCGAGCGGCCTCACGCTGTCTCGGCGGGACCGGCGAGGTGACGTTCCTCGGGCGCATCGACGGCGAGCTCGCCAACGATGCCGGTGCCCGGTCGGAGGTGGTCGCGGCGATCAGGACCGTCCGGCCCGACGTCATCTTGGGACACGACCCGTGGAAGCGTTACCGGCTCCACCCCGATCACCGGGCCGCTGGTTGGCTGACGATCGACGGAATCGTCGCCGCTCGGGACCCCCACTTCCTGCCCGAGCTCGGCCTGGAGCGCCACCGCCCGAGTGCGCTGCTGCTCTTCGAGGCCGACGAGGTCGATCACGTGGAACCGGCCGAGCCCCAACACCTCCGGGCGCGGATCGCTGCGCTGGAGGCACATCGCTCCCAGTTCGAAACCACCCACTACCACCGGGTGGGGGGCGCCGGGTCCGGACTGGACCCGGCGGAACTGCACGCCGAATTCGTCGACCGGGAACGCCGCCTGCTCGCCGAGGCCGGCCATCCGTTCGGGGTGGCGCTCGGCGAGGTCTTCAAGCTGATGGATGACCTGTGA